In one Denitratisoma sp. genomic region, the following are encoded:
- the mutY gene encoding A/G-specific adenine glycosylase yields MVNDNSAGFAQSLIRWQKSAGRHDLPWQQRGRADPYRVWLSEIMLQQTQVATVIPYYRRFLDRFPDLARLAAAPAEEVMALWSGLGYYARARNLLRAAQAIVAQHNGCFPRRIEDIEALPGIGRSTAAAIAVFAFGARAAILDGNVKRVLARVFGIGGFPGEKAVEARLWALAESLLPARDLVAYTQGLMDLGATLCTRGKPRCGDCPLAAQCVARREDRVGELPEPRARRAVPQRAVRVLVLLSRGCVRLERRPPRGIWGGLLSLPELPDGKLPRRYADAVPLPVVRHAFTHFRLDIAPLAMKVSRRDTAPEGVWLSLKQLDEAPLPAPIRKILQGIT; encoded by the coding sequence ATGGTTAATGACAATTCCGCGGGCTTCGCGCAATCCCTGATCCGCTGGCAGAAGTCCGCCGGCCGCCACGACCTGCCCTGGCAGCAGAGGGGCCGCGCCGATCCCTACCGCGTCTGGCTCTCCGAGATCATGCTGCAGCAGACGCAGGTGGCGACGGTGATCCCCTACTACCGGCGCTTCCTCGACCGCTTTCCCGACCTCGCCCGACTCGCCGCGGCGCCGGCGGAAGAGGTGATGGCGCTGTGGAGCGGGCTCGGCTACTACGCGCGGGCGCGCAACCTGCTGCGGGCGGCGCAAGCGATCGTCGCGCAACATAACGGCTGTTTCCCGCGCCGCATCGAGGACATCGAGGCCCTGCCCGGCATCGGCCGCTCTACTGCCGCCGCCATCGCGGTGTTCGCCTTCGGCGCACGCGCCGCCATCCTCGACGGCAACGTCAAGCGCGTGCTGGCAAGGGTATTCGGCATCGGCGGCTTTCCCGGCGAGAAAGCGGTGGAGGCGCGCCTGTGGGCGCTGGCCGAATCGCTGCTGCCGGCGCGCGACCTTGTCGCCTATACGCAGGGGCTGATGGACCTCGGCGCGACGCTGTGCACACGCGGCAAGCCGCGCTGCGGCGACTGCCCGCTCGCCGCGCAGTGCGTGGCGCGGCGCGAGGACCGCGTCGGCGAACTGCCGGAGCCGCGCGCCCGGCGCGCCGTGCCGCAGCGCGCGGTGCGCGTGCTGGTGCTGCTCAGCCGCGGCTGCGTGCGGCTGGAGCGGCGCCCGCCGCGCGGCATCTGGGGCGGGCTGCTGTCGCTGCCCGAACTGCCCGATGGAAAATTGCCGCGACGCTACGCCGATGCAGTGCCGCTGCCCGTCGTGCGCCACGCCTTCACGCACTTCCGCCTCGACATCGCGCCGCTCGCCATGAAAGTCAGTCGCCGGGACACGGCGCCGGAGGGCGTCTGGCTGAGCCTGAAGCAGCTGGACGAAGCGCCGCTGCCGGCGCCGATCCGGAAGATCCTGCAAGGGATTACTTGA
- a CDS encoding LON peptidase substrate-binding domain-containing protein produces MAILPFSPRREAAPEAALLPLFPLNAVLFPGGMLSLKVFEQRYMTLVKNCFKQDGAFGICLIAEGAEVGAPAVPHPVGTEARIVAWDMTQPGILNIAVRGEGRFRILSSAADATGLLQARVEPIAAEPALPVPEALAALVPLLQAMAADVGADRLPPPHRFDDAAWVGYRFCELLPIPAIARQKLLELEDPISRLEIVFKFLAQRNLVK; encoded by the coding sequence TTGGCCATCCTTCCCTTTTCCCCGCGGCGCGAGGCCGCGCCCGAAGCCGCCCTGCTGCCGCTGTTTCCGCTGAATGCCGTGCTGTTCCCCGGCGGCATGCTGTCGCTGAAGGTCTTCGAGCAGCGCTACATGACGCTGGTGAAGAACTGCTTCAAGCAGGACGGCGCCTTCGGCATCTGCCTCATCGCCGAGGGCGCCGAGGTCGGCGCACCGGCCGTGCCGCACCCGGTCGGCACCGAGGCGCGCATCGTCGCCTGGGACATGACCCAGCCGGGCATCCTCAACATCGCGGTGCGCGGCGAGGGGCGTTTCCGCATCCTCTCCAGCGCGGCCGACGCGACCGGCCTGCTGCAGGCGCGCGTCGAGCCGATCGCCGCCGAGCCGGCCTTGCCGGTGCCGGAGGCGCTGGCGGCCCTGGTGCCGCTGCTGCAGGCGATGGCGGCGGATGTCGGCGCGGATCGCCTGCCGCCGCCGCACCGCTTCGACGATGCGGCCTGGGTCGGCTACCGCTTCTGCGAACTGCTGCCGATCCCGGCCATCGCGCGGCAGAAGCTGCTCGAGCTGGAGGACCCAATCTCCCGCCTGGAGATCGTCTTCAAGTTTCTCGCCCAGCGAAACCTGGTCAAGTAA
- a CDS encoding flavin reductase family protein — MNKPYEPQSVSPWSTAEDGHRALRDTLGAFATGVTVVTTLDPDGRAIGLTVNSFNTVSLEPPLVLWSLSLASPNLEAFRRASHFAVNVLAADQQALSERFARRDSDKFAGLDWREGLGGAPLLPGCCAVLECRNEAQHAGGDHLIFIGRVEGCSRENKAPLVFHGGRYRVLGDA, encoded by the coding sequence ATGAACAAGCCTTACGAACCGCAATCGGTCAGCCCGTGGAGCACCGCGGAGGACGGCCATCGCGCCCTGCGCGACACGCTCGGCGCCTTCGCCACCGGCGTCACCGTCGTGACGACGCTCGATCCCGACGGCCGCGCCATCGGCCTCACCGTCAACTCCTTCAACACCGTTTCGCTCGAACCGCCGCTGGTGCTGTGGAGCCTGTCGCTCGCCTCGCCGAACCTCGAGGCCTTCCGCCGCGCCAGCCACTTCGCGGTGAACGTTCTGGCCGCCGACCAGCAGGCGCTGTCGGAACGCTTCGCCCGGCGCGACAGCGACAAGTTCGCCGGCCTCGACTGGCGCGAGGGCCTCGGCGGCGCGCCGCTGCTGCCCGGCTGCTGCGCCGTCCTCGAATGCCGCAACGAGGCGCAGCACGCCGGCGGCGATCATCTCATCTTCATCGGCCGCGTCGAAGGCTGCAGCCGGGAGAACAAGGCACCGCTGGTGTTCCACGGCGGGCGCTACAGGGTTCTGGGCGACGCGTAG